TGTCTTATTTATTGTTCCAAGTACTGTTTTGAAGGTCTTTTATATGCATTACTTTGACTCACAGCAGCTCTGTGAAATAGTTACTATTATTAGTATGTTGTAACTAAACTGCAAATAGAGGCATAGACAAGTTAAAGTATTTACCCAAATTCATTCATGTATTAAGTGGAAGAGTTAGTATGTAAACTAGGTGAGCTGATCACAGAAACTGTGCTACTAAAATCCAAGCTATTCTGACGTCTTGTACAAGATACTTTTGGTATGAGTATCAGATAAAAAGAATCTTTGTAGGTATGGCTTGAttggtttacattttttaattataatttttccatccactaaaatatttttctttacaattcAGTCATATATAGTGATATAAAATCTGTGCTTTTCCGTTGGGGAGAGATAAAACACTAAATTGCAGAGACATGGCTGATCTTTGGAACTAATAATTTGGTTTTCTCAGTTATTAGTTCCAATTTGTACTTTCTAAATGGACAagtgaaaataggaaaataatgacATTATGCTCCAAAGCCAAATCTCAAGATATTTAAAGTAGCAGCAGAATCCttagtatttctgtttttcctcagtGTCCCTCCCCCTGCCAAATCTGCTTGTTTATTGATTGTTTACAGCAAAACAATCAAGTGTCTTTGGATGTCAGAGTCCAGAGCTATAAAAGTTACATGTATGTGTTGAGTATTAATTATATGCTTGGTACTCTGCTCAATGCTTTACACACTGTATTAAATGATCCTCACATTACTTTATAAGTAGGGTAATAATATTAAActcatttcatagatgaataaactgagtTTTAAAAAGACTAACCAATTTATCAAAAGGCAGATAGGGAATAAGCTATAAAGtagtgtttctcaagatgtattAAAGGATATTTGTGTCAGAATCAAGTTGGAACACTTATTAAAAACATAGGACTCTGGGTTATCACAAAGCACCAAGCTGACTTTTCTGTTCCATATAACAGATGAATGAaactggatgggagggaggctcaaaagggagggaatcagttcagttcagtcactcagtcatgtccgactctttgcaaccccatgaatcgcagcacgccaggcctccctgtccatcaccaactcccggagttcactcagactcacgtccatcgagtcagtgatgccatccagccatctcatcctctgtcgtccccgtctcctactgcccccaatatatagctaattcacttcattgtacagcagaaactaataccacattgtaaagcaattatactccaataaaacaaaacaagaaacaggACTTTTCCTTCTCGGCCTTCCCACTGAGTACCATAACTATTTGTGTTTGAACTTCTGCATGTTTTAACAAGCACCTTAGCTGGGATTTTGAGAATCATGTTCATAAATTTTAATACCacaaatttaagaagaaagagTACCTTTAGGgaagctgtgaaaagaaatgaaaattttgccTGTTATCCTGTTAAAGGGTGCCTCTGTCTCCACATATCTATAAATATTGCATGAGTTATTCAGCAAAAACCAAACATAGGACTGTCAGGAAAAGAACTAGATAAAGCATTTGTGCTTGCTGCTCAACTAGCCTGTGAACCTTGCATTTACTCATTTTCAAGCCCCATTTGTTTTCTTGtaaactttttcttctcttggacAGAAAATTACTGCTATTGAGTCTGACCAGAGGTAGACTTTgaatagaaattatatatttgtatagtgTTTTACTGATTGCTGTGCTTTTAGGAACTGTCTCAAACAATGAGaagcaaatatttttgttttttatgagcCAGGAGCTGTGCTTAAAGGCATAGAATAAAAATTAGGAGCAACATTGCGTTTGCTTTCATGGAATCTCTGATATAATTAATGCTCTGAGGTTTTATTTTAGGTTGTAGGACTGTGAGGTATATGATGGgtgttatcttatttttaaatgtgagaaaatgaaagttaagAGGCCACATGACTGGTCCATGGTTGTACTTGGGTGATCACGCCATCTAAATTATTCTGATTCCATCCATGTctctagagactatcatacagatcaaagtaagtcagaaagagaaaaacaaatattgtatattaatgcacatatgtggaatctagaaaaaaaaagtatagatgatgttatttgcaaagcagagacacagacgtagagaacaaacatatggacactaATTGGGGAAatggggggtgggatgaattggaagattggaaTTGATGTATTTTCACTATTGATAttacgtataaaatagataactaatgagaacctactgtatagcacagggaactctactcagtgctctgtggctacctaaatgggaaggaaatccaaaaaagagggaatatatttatatgtagagctgactcactttgctgtacagcagaaactaacacaacattgtaaagcaactatactccattaaaaattaatataaaaataaataattctactGATTCCAAGTTTAGTATACTTTCTCTTACCTTATATTGTCCTTCAAACTTAGACATTTTGCATAGCTTAAGTCACTGAAGCCCTAACTTTTTTGTTTCAatgtaaaatgtatgtatttatgtctaAAGATGCAGTGAATCATAGTATTAATATCTTGTGATAATTAGGAATGGAAGACAAGGAGAATGAAAATTAATGGAAACAGAACAAGTGGGAAACAAATGATGGGTTCACACACTGGCTTCTGGATGTTTAAAGAAGGCACTAACCTGTTCCTCAGTATAAAGGGCTATATAAAGAAGGAACTACGTGTTGTTGGTAGGGTAGATAATGCAAAGTCATGGATAATGACTCCAagcagaaaaaaagggaaaaacaggcAATTCTGTGGCTAGTGGTTCCTTCGCCCAGATCTTTTATTGTCCAATCAAGCACTTATCCGTGACATTCTGCCCCTGTCTTTGCATTAAAGTAGATGTTCCACCTTTACTACGCCTGCTTTCCTTTCACACATTAAGTAATGTCTATTCTCACAGAAGGTAGGGTGAATGTTTCCGTTATGAAAATAAGCacagttcatattttctgttcCAGTTCCAGAAAGCTTCAACCTGTGAATGGAAAAGATAGAATGAGCTCCTTTGAAAGCTAAATAAACAATCAGCAATCAAACTCTGGGTCTGGGCTTCTtggatggctcaggtggtaaagaacctgcttgcaatgcaggagacccaggttcgatctctgggttgggaagatgtcccggagaaggaaatggcaacccattccagtattcttgcctggagaattccatgaacagaggagcctggcggactatggttcttggggtcacaaagagtcagacacaactgagagactaacactcaGTCAAACTCTGTGTGAAGTAGTCTGTTGAACAAAGTGAAGATAAGAagtatgagagaaaaaaataaaaagcaacattCAGATCTTTGAGGAACTTCCAGCCTGCTTTGGAGTATAAAGTATGTACATGTGAATAACACAATAGCAATTTAATATACTTTAGGATTAAGTAGAAGTGAACAATAGGTACAATAAGAATCCAGAGGAAAAGATGGATGGGGATCTGAAATGATGAGAAAGGCTTTACTTTTTCACCTTTTCATGGAAGATCATGCTTTAGTTCTGTTTTGAAAGAAGGGCAGGATTTAGATAGAGAGAAGCCCTGTCAGACAAGTACCTACACAGGGTGGAAGTGAGCTCAAGGAAAATTAAATCGATTAGTTATTTCTGAAATGAGGATTTATGTTACAGGGTAACAGATATAAGACTGCATTATAATTGCTTGTTCACTTGTCTATATTTCCTGCTACACTACtataacaagaggaaaaaaatggatatttattaattcatttgccAATATCTATGGGATacctaggtagctcagtggtaataatccccccttccaatgcagaagactcaggagactcaggttcaatcccttggtcaggaagatccctggcaggaggaaataacaatccactccagtattcttgcctggagaatcccaaggacagaggagcctagtgggctacagtccataagttcgcagagttggacatgactaagttaGTACAAGCACAAGCACGAGCATGGGATACCTACTACCTGCCAAAGTTGTTCGTGTGCTGCTAATAGAGCGATAAACAAAACACAAGGTCTTTTCCACTGGGGAACTTACATTGTAGTGAGGGAGTTGGTAAGAAGCcagcaaataaatagaaaatctcagAGACTGGTAAAAGTAATAATGGAACAGTGTGATGTGATAGACTTGAGTGGACGCGGTGGAGGGAGGCTAGTTTAGTTTGGGTAATTAAAGATGGTTTCATTGAGAAAATGATGTTTAAATGGACTTGAGTGACAAGAGGGAGCctgccatggaggagggcattctAGAAGGAAACAGCAAGTACAAAGCCCTaagaccactgctgctgctaagtcgctttagtcgtgtccgactctgtgcgaccccatagatggcaggtcaccaggctcccccgtccctgggattctccaggcaagaacactggagtgggttgccattttcttttccaatgcatgcaagtgaaaagtgaaagtgaagtcactcagtcgtgtctgaccctcagcaaccccgtggactgcagccttccaggcttctctgtccatgggattttccaggcaagagtaccggagtggggtgccattgccttctccaccctaaGACCACAAAGCATGTTTAATTTATTGAAGGAACAGAGGGGTCACCAGTGTACCTGAACTACCGTGAAAAGTCAGCAAGTGATAAATGTAAGGTCCAGATCTATGAAGAAGCTTGCTTGTACTCCTAGTACTCTTGAGTTCTgtccataataaaaattaataagtatctgttgaatgaattaattaaaaattaagtaatgATCAAATTATGCAAGTTTGGGTtgtcaatttacattttaaatgtagagACATTGCACAACGTGAACAAAAGGTGACTGGAGATTAGAAAATCATTTTGAGTAACTCAGCATAATTGATCCTTTTCCCTGGATTGTCTGTAGAAGGTTAGAGCCTTTTGACATGGACTTTAGAATCCTCTTGTAATTGATAATGTGCCTGATTCTTGGAGACCTCTgaggtaaaaagtgaaagtcgttcagtcatgtccggctctttgcgacctcatggactctatagtccatgaattctttaggccagaatactggagtgggtagcctttcccttcttcagggggtcttcccaacccaaggattgaacccaggtttcccacattacaggtagattctttaccagctgagccacaagggaagcccaagaatactggagtgggtagcctatcccttctccagaggatcttcccaacccaagaatcaaaccagggtctcctgcattgcaggtggattctttaccaactgagctatcagggaagcccccctaagGTAGAAGACAAGGGAAAATGATACTGAAAAGTcaaaaaaagactaaaagtaaGATGTTCCAACCATAAATTATAAGGATGAAAATTTTGTTCTCAAAATAAGTGAAGAGAATCAGATCATGCTactaaaaaaccaaaaccaaaccaaacacacGTTTAAAATGTTCAATGGTAAAGTTAAGGGTAGAAACAAGTGGGAAAAAAGTATCAGGAGTAAGGGTGGATTACAACTTAGATAAAGAGCAGAGAATGGGAGAGTCGGAAAATAGATTCTAATTGCAAGCACTCTCTTGTTAGGATTAGGGAGTAAGTAACTCAGTCATCACCTTTGTAACACACAGTACAACATAGAGCCACTTCCCAACTTTTAAGTAACTTGTACTCAAGAGCAGAGAAGATCTCAGGAATGAAAATTCCTAGTTGTGCCTTGTGTTCTGAGTGTTCTATGACTTACATAGTTTTGGAAAGAACTGAGCCGTCTTCCCATCTCCAGACGTCACTGGATTTCTGGCGGGACAATCCAATCCAACGAATTAATCCAGTCCTGCTATTGAAATATTGCTATTGCAAATGCAAATAATTATAATGGTCAGAGTGTTTCTACAGTTCTTATAATGGCATAAAGGAAAAACTTCATAATATGACTCTGGAAAAACAATGGATTATATGTCTATATTAATGCTAACTGATTATATTTGATATTTAGAATTATACCAAGTTTACTTGTTTTAGCATAAAAATAGTTGTAGGATACCAGGAAAAACTGTAAACAAGATAGACAATATTCTAATAATCCTATATATTTATCTTCCATCAGTTGAAGGTTAGAATCCCAAATAAAGTACCACatatgagaaggaaaatgaaaaatacattgttGATGAGATTTTATATTCCCTAGAATTAAGCTCTGCTTGCTTTGGTTTCATTGCTTAGCTTGTCTACAAAATCTTCATATAGAAATATCAATTTCTTTTAGTTGACTGGATAAAAGAGATGTCTTTCTCAAAAGGATTTACAAAGACATACATCTAcaattttttactttgaaattatcTCTATTTACTatactatatgggcttccctggtggcacagcagtaaacaatccaccagtaatgcaggagacaggggtttgatccctgggttgggaagatcccctggagaaggaaacaacaacccactccagtgttcttgcctgggaaatcccatagacaggagcctggcaggctacagtccatggggtctcaaagagttggacatgacttagtgactaaacacagtaataattatttattttgttcattgccTGTTGCTCCAACCGGAATAAAGTTCCATGAAGCTAAGAATTTTTGTAGGTTTTATTAACACACAGGTTCAAGTCCTggaatttgttgaattaatggaGGATCAGTCAATCAATCAATCTATCTATGGGtagcaaaattagaaaaaagtcaAATGTTCACATGCTCGCATACCTcccagaaaaaaatagatgagaaCATGTTCTTGGCAAATAAAAATGGCCTGAGCATCTTGGCAGGAACGTGAAACACAAGATGGCATTCCATCAGGGGGATTTCGTGAGAGTCCCTTATTTCTTAAATGTGAGCTACTTGTCATGTTTCTattaacttttgtttctttaaaatacatcCGCATTATATACTTCACTATAGAATTGACAGATAGATTCTACCTGAAATTCTGCCCAAAATTCAACTATATTCCTCCAAAATCACATTACTTCTTTTAATTGTAGATCTTCAAcatgatattggcctatagtaaTAAGACTTGAGAAGACATGTTTAGTCTCTAATTAACCTCCTTGTAATAGAATTGAGATTTTAAGGCACTCTCTTATTTTGTCTGAtttgaaagaaattaatttatCTGAATATCTTCTCTATGAGCCTGAGCCCACAAGAAGAGCAAATATGTGGTACAGCAAGTTAGAATAACAGGACATACAAATGAGCATGAATGTCACTGGgttaatttcctcttttctgGTCAGTTACTGGTTATTTCAGCTCTCAATAAGGTACAAGTCAATTTTGCTGATTAGTCATAGCAGTTCTATAGAAAATGACTTGCCTAAATCTTTGAATTCTATTGAATCTCTGTCTGCATAGAACCCAAATCCTGATCTATTCCAATTtacatttgatttaattttaatacGCAAAAATGTGAATGAATACTATATTCAAATTGTGGGATAAATACAATAaacaatttcttccttttaaagaatatgtgctttcatgtatatgtatggctgagtcccttcactgttcatctaaaactacacaacattgtttatgggttATATcgcaatacaaaattaaaagtttaaaaatatgcatatatatatatatatatatatatatatatatatatgcaagagtctcttgattaaggtgaaagaggagagtgaaaaagctggtttaaaactcatcattcaaaaaatgaatatcatggcatccagtctcatcacttcatggcataaagatggggaaatgatagaaacagtgaaagactattttcttgggctctaaaatcactgtggatggtgactgcagccatgaaattaaaagacacttgctccttggaaggaaagctatgacaaacctagacagcttgcTAGTAAGCAAAcattaatttgctgacaaaggtccatttagtcaaagctatggtttttccagtagtcgtgtatggctgtgagagttggaccataaagaaaactgagtaccgaagaactgacacttttgaactgtggtgttggagaagactcttgggttCGTTCTACAAggatatcaaactagtcaatcctaaaggaaatcaaccctgcatattcattggaaggactgatgctgaagctgaaactccaatactttggccacctgatgccaggagctgactcattggaaaagaccctgatgctgggaaagattgaaggcaggaagagaaggtgtacaatagaggatgagatggttggatgttatcactgactcaatggacatgaatttgagaaagctctgggagatggtgaaggatagggaagcctggcgtgctgcagtccatggggtcgcaaagagttggactgtccgagtgattgaacaacaatgtTTTGACAAACTGTTATTGGGTAGAAGGGAAACTTCAGTTCTTGGCTCCTGGCTTGCTTCCAAGATTTACAAAAAGAGAAGCTACATTCAATAAAAAAAGGGAGAATGCAGTAGTGGATGTGAATGTGTTTTGCTTGGAAAGAGCTTTTGTTAAAAGCTGTCAAAGAGGGAAATGTAGAAGAGGAGAAacgttttaaaatgttttcaactgTGTCAGTCTCAaactcccaattcctcccaaaACACCTCCTTTCCAGACTTGGTATCCATAcgttacatctgtgtctctatttctacttttcaGATAAGATcagctataccatttttctaaattccacatagcacagggaactctactcaatgcacTGTAAtgacctgaatgggaaagaaatccaaaagcgagggaatacatgtatacatagagctgattcattttgctgtgcagtagaaactaacacactattgtaaagcaaaccaactctactccaataaaaataatttaaactattaATTTAAGTTAATAAAACTATGTCTGGAAGAATCTGTGAAAAGAGAGTTTGCACCATGGTTCATTCAAAGAGTCAACAACTTAGCAAAAACTGAGAAGGCATGTTATGTTGGGATAACactgatatttatatttcacaaTCATATTGAGTTTCTTTatactttcagattcttttttgaaTTCATGAATTGAGTTAAGGAAACTAAGAAATTATCTTAACTTTTGTTATAATACCAGAACTCAAAGTTTCGTTAGTTCTATTTCAGTACTTTCTACTCTCAAAGGTTGTAATTTTTACCTAGCTTGATAAACTTCTCAGATGAGAAAAAACTGGACAACATAGAcatgtgaaaaaaaggaaaatgctgaAGATTTGTCTCCTTTGAAATTTATCTCCTTATGACTCCCAAGATATTTGACATAGAAATATCCTTACCAGGATGCTCTTGCTGGAGATCTTCACAAGAGTAGCATTTACGTCAATACAGTACTTCTTACTCTCTTCCCATGTCAGGTTGTGCCTGAAGAATCCATAGCAACTGTCTCCATAGTATCGCCAGTGTGTGTCACATGGGTTACACTTATGGCCTTGAGGAGAAACCAAGCATAGGATCCCTTTCATTCTGAATTTAGTGTactttttcctcatcttcctTGTTTCCTGCATATCTCAAGATTCTTTACAtatagcatcaaaaaaaaaaaaaatactccagaaTTAGGGGAGATG
Above is a genomic segment from Bos indicus isolate NIAB-ARS_2022 breed Sahiwal x Tharparkar chromosome 5, NIAB-ARS_B.indTharparkar_mat_pri_1.0, whole genome shotgun sequence containing:
- the CLEC1B gene encoding C-type lectin domain family 1 member B isoform X3; this translates as MQDEDGYVTLNIKTQKPALTSAVMQQNYLQAENENLSGTMKLLVKKVCQDLIQLSGQKQSHKCNPCDTHWRYYGDSCYGFFRHNLTWEESKKYCIDVNATLVKISSKSILQYFNSRTGLIRWIGLSRQKSSDVWRWEDGSVLSKTMLKLSGTGTENMNCAYFHNGNIHPTFCENRHYLMCERKAGVVKVEHLL
- the CLEC1B gene encoding C-type lectin domain family 1 member B isoform X1, which produces MQDEDGYVTLNIKTQKPALTSVEPAPSPLWRVMALTLLVLCVGMVVGLVALGLMSVMQQNYLQAENENLSGTMKLLVKKVCQDLIQLSGQKQSHKCNPCDTHWRYYGDSCYGFFRHNLTWEESKKYCIDVNATLVKISSKSILQYFNSRTGLIRWIGLSRQKSSDVWRWEDGSVLSKTMLKLSGTGTENMNCAYFHNGNIHPTFCENRHYLMCERKAGVVKVEHLL
- the CLEC1B gene encoding C-type lectin domain family 1 member B isoform X2 produces the protein MQDEDGYVTLNIKTQKPALTSVEPAPSPLWRVMALTLLVLCVGMVVGLVALGLMSVMQQNYLQAENENLSGTMKLLVKKVCQDLIQLSGQKQSHKCNPCDTHWRYYGDSCYGFFRHNLTWEESKKYCIDVNATLVKISSKSILKSSDVWRWEDGSVLSKTMLKLSGTGTENMNCAYFHNGNIHPTFCENRHYLMCERKAGVVKVEHLL